In Brassica napus cultivar Da-Ae chromosome A3, Da-Ae, whole genome shotgun sequence, the sequence TTTCAGTATAAATACGTCTTCTTATCCTCACTCTAATCCTCTTCACCTATAGCATGACCACTAATAACTTCTTATCTCTTCCAGCTCTGAAAGACATACACAGAATCTTAACACGAAAGAGCGGGGTTTCCCTTAATAGAAGGTGGGGATGAGAACGGATGTGACGCATCTTGGTCAGAAAGGTAATCGTACAAGTTGATGTTGTAAAGAGAGGAGAGGTTAGCGTGACAAGTGGTGCCACGTGTGCCGACATTAGGAACCAATCAGAGTGAAACTGCCACGTGAGATCTCTCCACGTCCCGACAACAATCAAACCTATCTGTTCCTTCCACCATTCCtaaccttttcttcttcttttttcactaTCGAGCTTATTagttctttcatttctttttcatttcatttcaatTTTGGCTTACTGGCCCTACTGTGACTAACTGACTATAACGCTGATACTAAAATGTTTGCTGGATTTGCAACTGCCATGATACTTGATGGCCAACTTCTACTTTGCTCAATCACTTCCACGAACTAGGTCTTAACTCCAGTTACTCAATCTGATTCGTTATCAGGCTTTAGTGACATGGAGCTTGTGTTAATAcagtttgtatttgtttcttTGGGCCGGATCTTGAGTGTAAGCCCAACACCAATGCATTAATTGATTTTCTCACATGACATCATTCTCCAACATGGACAAGGACATGCACACATTAATCACAATTATTATCCGACGTTAATCAATTAATACTCCAATTATTGTTGAATTATTTAATGATGACACGTCATCACCTCGTTAAAGTGGAAGGGTAAACATGTCATTATGAACTCCAGGCATGTTCGGTCGGTAAAATATGTAAACCTCtcgtaaataataatataggaAAGTGCGTTCGGCGAACAAACAATTCTCCTCGATTTTCCGATTCGCAATCTCTCTGTTTTCGAATTGGTTCTGGCGagttttgatttgaaattgaGCTAGagatttgcttttttttcttctccgaTCTGATCCCATCGAAGCTtcgggaagaagaagaaggaagatgtTTAACGGGATGATGGATCCGGAGATGATCCGGCTTGCTCAAGACCAGATGAGCCGCATGACTCCTGCTGATTTCGCTAGAATCCAACAACAGGTTTCtccttttttgaaaaaaatttgattGATGTGATTGTAAATGTAATTAGATTCAGTTAAGGCTCTTGTTATTGCATTAGCTCGTTGTTACAATCAATCTCGCGGtttcaattttaaattcttTGTTGAATGCCAATGTGTCTGAATCTCTGTTCTCTCGAGAGTAAAAAATTCACGAAAATTTAATTTGTACTTTGTTGTGACAAAGCATAATTACTTGTTATTGTGTTCcgaaagagaaaataaaaatatttactctGTTTCTTGATGTCAATTGTTGTTGTTAATTTACAGATGATGTCGAATCCAGATTTGATGAAAATGGCAACTGAGAGTATGAACAGCATGAGGCCTGAAGATTTGAGACAAGCTGCTGAACAGCTCAAGCATACTCGCCCTGAGGATATGGCTCAGATCGGCGAGAAGATGGCTAATGCCTCCCCTGAAGAGATTGCAGCTATGCGTGTTCAGGCTGATGCTCAGTTTACTTATCAAATCAACGCAGCTCAGATGCTTAAAAAACAGGTAATGCGAGGGagtctttgatttttttgtttgtttgtatttaTCTCTGTGTTTACTTGATACTGAAACCGTTCTGTTACTATATTTGGCAGGGTAATGAGCTTCATAGCCGAGGAAACTTCAGTGGTGCTGCGGAGAAATATTTGCGTGTAAGCGCCTGCATACGTATCTCTTGCTGTGCTATTtgactttttagtatttttttgaaatcaaGAAGAGTTTTATCTCTACTTATTATGCAAATACTCGTTGATCATATCTCAGGCAAAGAACAATCTGAAGGACATTCCATCTTCTAAAGGCGGAGCACTTTTGTTGGCTTGTTCTCTCAATCTGATGTCATGTTATTTGAAGACGAATCAGCATGAAGAGTGCATAAAGGAAGGTTCCGAGGTATGTTAAACCTTGTGTATGCTAACATGTCTAGGAAAAAGAGTGATGTCAatctattatcttttttttttctttttcttataatagATGTAACACATTAATGTCATCCTGTGTTGTTGTGATGAATTTACATTCTGACATTAATTTAGGTTTTGGCGTATGATGCAACAAACGTCAAAGCCCTATACAGGAGGGGACAAGCTTACAGAGATCTGGGACAGTTTGAAGTTAGTTCTTCTGTTGCTTATGGAAGTTCCATTCCTTGCCATTATGTCCTGTAAAAATATGTCCTGAATATATGTTTTCTCATTGATTGTTTAAATCTATAAGGATGCCATCTCCGATCTAAGTAAGGCTCATGAAGTTTCCCCTGAAGATGAGACTATTGCCGATGTGCTAaggtatgtattttttttttttttttgtgactgGCAGTTTCATGCTTTTCAGCTCTGCTTGTTTCAGAGGTTAGAATATTgacattattaaaataaacatcactttaactttttctttttcatgtaGAGATGCTAAGGAAAGATTGGCTGTTGAGGGCCCTGGCAAGGCATCATCAAGAGGTATTATTATCTTTCTGAATTGCTTCAAATAATATAGTGTTATTATGTCAAACCAGACATTTCTTAGCTGCATCGATGATCTGCTTCATCTATGAATGGCGAAACAACTGAATATTGTTATCTTGTTTGTTTTTTAGGTGTGGTGATCGAAGAAATAACTGGAGAAGGTACTGGAGAAAGTAAAAGACCGTCTAAAGAGGTTACTGGAGAAGGCAACACTAGTGGTCATGCTCGGGGCGTAAAGACCGATGTCGATGGATTACAGGCTCTCAGAGATGACCCGGAAGCAATCAGGTTCAACACCATAGATGTGTTGTTTTGTCTATTTGTCTCCTAATTATCACTTGAAGACATTAATCATCTTTCTTATTTTTGCTGCATGAGgttgtataatttaaatttctcTTTTACTCATTCTTTGGCCTGCAGAACGTTCCAGAACTTTATTACAAAAACCGATCCCGAAACGCTTGCTTCTTTGAGCGGAGGCAAAGCTGGAGACATGTCACCAGACATGTTCAAAACCGCCTCTAGCATGATAGGCAAAATGTCTCCCGAAGAGATTCAAAAAATGGTCCAGACAGCCTCGTCGTTTAAAGGAGACAACCCTTTCGCCTCTTCGACTTCGCCATCCGGAGAAAACGGATTTACCCCCACACCAGACATGCTTAAACTCGCGTCTGATATGATGAGTAAGATGTCAACAGAAGAGCGTGAGAGGATGTTTAACATGGCGTCGTCTTTGAAAGCAAACGCTCCAGTTTCAACATCGTACAGTGACACAGAAGCAACTGATCCACGGGAAAGTAGTTTTGTAGGTGAGTCTAGTTCTTCGGCTCCAAGAAGCGGTTTGGAACCAAGCGTCGCTTCTGCTCCGCCTGCTGACTTGCAAGAACAGATGAGAAACCAAATGAAAGATCCAGCCATGCGACAGGttcttgtttatatattttacctaATCAGGAAACATAAATGTGATATAGTAAATGTTCATatatttagtgttttatttGTTAGATGTTCACGTCTATGATTAAGAACATGAATCCGGAGATGTTGGCAAGCATGAGCGAGCAATTCGGGATGAAGCTGTCTCAAGAAGATGCTGCAAAAGCTCAGGAAGCCATGGCTTCTCTTACTCCTGAAGCCTTAGAGAAAATGGTAAGCATTTGGtttagggaaaaaaaaaaagagaatgtgaAAACAGAATATTAAAGAAGTGATTGTTTTAGTCAATCTCTCATTTGtctaaaaactaaatgtttgtGTGCAGATGAAATGGGCGGACCGGGCTCAAACCGGGATAGAGAAAGCGAAGAAAGCAAAGAAGTGGTTGCTAGGGAAAGGCGGGTTGATCTTTGCAATATGCATGCTCGTTTTAGCAGTGATCCTTCATCGTCTCGGCTACATTGGAAGATAAAGGAAACAACGAAGGTCTCTTGAGACTTCTTCAACCCTTTACGTCAAGATCAGTCTTTGGTTTTGCTTCGTAGTTTGTACAACCGTAACATCGACTCACGTTTTGTCTCAATTTTTTCCACCTTCTgtagtgtgtttttttttctttctgaacttttaatactattaaaaagaatatgttgtttttttaccaaaaaaaaaaagaatatgttgTTTTAGTTACGATATTCGCTTTTTTAATAAAGCATATAATTAGTTTATTCGTGGTACTTGTCTAGATTTGATTAATAAACTCACAAAATCAACATCAGTACTACTGTAGTTtctcttaacttttattaatgttttagatattcATTTATATGAATcagatttgatttttatttgatttttcttaatataaatcAGATTTGAATTTTCTTGATATAAACCAGATTTGATTTTTCTTACTATAAATCAGATTTGATTTTCTTAAaagtttttttaccttttttttgtcagcaaaagTTTTTTTACCCAGTTTTGTCTATAAATAAGATCTCAATATATTTTCCACCTCCCGTACTCCGTAGTCCTTTAAATATTTAGAGAGAAATACGAACTTTCTTTTCTAGATTTTACGTATCTTTCTTACCAACATAATTATTCTTTCTCGTACTTTCTTTTCCCGACCAAGAGTGAAAAATCTTGTTGTCGGAATGAGGTGAAAACCGAAAGTACAGATTAAAAAGCAAAAGAACTCAACAAGGGAGAAGGAAACACGTGTCGCAATCTGGGACCCAGTGGTTGTCTTTTCGTTAGTGgtctgaataaaataaatttaaataaagaagaaaaaaagtgaAGGTCGTGAGAGAGAGTCAATAGAGACCACGCGCAAGAGAGAAGAAAAGTTTAGtctttttgtcttcttcttcttcttcttctttcatcatctccatctcAATTATCTTCGCTCTTCACGAATCTAGGGTTTTGTCTTCCCTCACAACCCTAGATTGATTGATTTCTTCGATCGCCTTGATCACCCTTTATTATCTCTCTTTCATCATCCGACGATTTCAATGGAggttagtgttttttttttaatttgcttgGATTCTTctgaaaaatgataattttggGCTTCGAAGCCGGGTTGAATTGTGCTCAGTTTCTCTAGATTCTCGTCTTTGCTCTTTGGATTTTACATTATTGAACAATTCAATTTTAGGGAGTTGGTGATACGACGTCGTCTGAGGGGCATCTGATATCGGCAGCAGCTTTTGTGCAAGGGGGAATCCAAGATGCTTGTGATGATGCTTGTAGCATCTGTCTTGAAGCCTTCTGCGAATCCGAACCATCAACCGTTATGTATctcaaaaatattacattttttatattccATTTAGCTCGcattttattcattttgttaTTATATCTCTTCTCTCTCAGTTGACTAGTTGCAAGCATGAGTATCATCTCCAATGCATTCTTGAGTGGTAAGCTCTCTTCAAACTTGAAGATGAAACTCTTATAATAATCAATACCTCAAGCTTTGTAGCCGTGGCATTTTAATATTCCAATATTTGTCAGGTGTCAAAGGAGTTCACAGTGCCCAATGTGTTGGCAATCAATTAGTCTAAAAGACCCCACAAGGTTGATTTTTTGGTCACCTTGTAATACCATTTACTTGGTAACTTTACCATGATTCATCCTTGATTGATAGAGGTTTTAGCGATGTGCTTTCTATGTTTCCAGTCAGGAGCTGCTTGAGGCTGTTGTACAGGAGAGGAACTTCCGCTCCAATCCACCTAGAAATGCCACCGTTTTTCTTCGTTCAGCTTTCGGCGATTTTGAGTTACAACATGTATGTGACGTGACTCTTCTTATTATCATCTTGATTCTTGAATTGATTACATCTCTTTGCTAGTGAATTATCTAAATGGAGAGTTCCATCtttgttacaatatttttcttcttaaatGCAGCTCCCGCCGAATGTGGATAACTTGGATCTTGAAGAGCGGATCTTACAGCACTTTGCTGCCATGGGACGAGCAAGACATGGGGCGAGAAGGGAAGGACACAGAAGCAGGTCATCCTCTCAAGGTGGTCATCCACAATATGTGGTGTACTCTCAGCATCCTAatgcttctcctcctcctcctcatccaATGTCTTCCTCTCCATCTCAGAGAGATGAGAGTGACACAGCCACAAACCTTCCTCACAATGCTAGTTTAGGGGAAGGTTCTGTTCAGTCAAACATGCAGCCACCAGCTTCTTCTCAACCTCGCCAGGTTTCTCCTTCAAACAGCAGGTCTGAACCTGATTATTGTCTCTTATTACAATGTAATTACATTCACAGCCAATCTGAGCATTACCATCCACAGATCTCTTAATCAATCTCCCCCAAGTGATCAAGATAGAGCTGGACCATCTGAACTCCAATCATTTTCAGAATCTTTAAAGTCTAGACTAAACGCTGTCTCAGCTAGGTACCCCCATCTCTATGTTGATATCTTTTGTTTGCTTATAACGTTTTACCTATTTTAAGTGATTCTTGATGAACAAATGTAGATACAAAGAGTCTATATCAAAGAACACAAGGAGCTGGAAAGATAGATTCTTCTCTCGCAACACATCCATGGCAGAACTTGGCTCTGAGGTTAAAAGAGAAGTCAGTGCCGGAATCGCCACTGTGTCCCGCATGATGGAACGTCTAGAAACGAGAGAAAACAGTAGCACTGCATCTGTATCATCAGAAAATCAACACACTCCTGGTGAATCAAACAATGAGCATAATAGAAGATCAGAAGCGGGTGATGAACATTCTTTGAATGAAAGAGGTGTTAAAGGAACATGTGCGGCTGGTTCTGGTTCTAGCTAATAAAACAAGTGCCAGCATCTTGTTGTTGGCAAAGGTATATATGTCTGACCCTATCTTGATTTACTGATTCAGTTTTTAATCCCTCAACATCTAAGTTCTTGTTctgttctttcttttctttctttgtagAGACATGAAGATGTTTCTTATTGTGGAAGTCTGCTATATATATTACAGAGTCAGAAGTTCAAAAAGTGTGGGAGCATAGGAAGAGTTTCTgcttcttgaaaaaaaaacaataataacaaAAGGTTATATGACCAAAAGGAGGCTTTGCTTCAGAAATGAACGCCTTCTGATGTGTTGTGTTATgtcaaaacaaaactaaaaagaaaaaaaaaagagagtaaaagaCTGTTGTGTGTTGTAAATTGACATTCTCGCTCACATTATCGATCAGTTCTgcttatttgattttgtgtatgATTGTTTACTTATCTTCAAAAATTTGGCCAAGTAAACCGAACTTATTGTATCTAAAGTGTGTTGAtgttaaacaaaagaaaacgttGACTCAGCTTTTCTCCACTAGCCGCTTTTTCTGTTGGAATATCAAAAAGCAAAACAGGAAGACACAGTCAGGAACTACATATGGTCAAGTAGTTCCAAAGTCCAAATGATATACCACCTAACGTAATGTCTTTCTGAGGCTCAGGCATTATTGACTATACTGTAGTAATCTTCTCCGCCTTGCGGATATTTAACTTAATCCTTGAATGCATTATCCATTCCATCCATTCAACTCTTAGCTCCTCTCTAAACTAGTTATGTATCTTAATGACTCTCCTCAACTTCTTGCAGTCATTGATCTGAAAATGACAAAGGGACCGGCACATAGTCTTCTTCTACATATGATCCACTTCTTGAATGTTTTAGTGTTGATAATTCTTtaagaaaaatgaagaatgagAATGAATCATATCAAAGACATATTCCCCTATAAATGATGTAATTTTTAAGGAGTggagagaagttttttttgttaaaatttaaagtttaaaccgttgttaaaaataacataatggTACTTTCTGGAAATAAAtttaatggatttttttttttaattttccttATTTTGTGCACTTTTCCTGAGTTCCAAACGTAAATATGTTCTTTTAGAGCTAATACTACTATAGTAGTTTTATTTATCTAGGGTTTGTGGAATTCACCACGAAGCCAGCCAGCCAGCCAGCCATGGAAGATTCACAACCGTCTCTCGTTCACGCAGGAAACAACagcacaacaacaacaaccattcCTTTTGATCTGATCATCGAGATACTCTCTCTACTTCCTGCGAAATCGCTCTTTCGATTCCAATCCGTGTCAAAACAATGGTTCTCTACCATCCGCAGCAAATTTTTTGTAGACTTGTTCCAGACTAGGTCAAAGAGTCGGCCTCGTCTCCTTCTCTCGCTCTATCTCAGAGATGCTGAGGAGCAGTTCATCTTTTCGGCTCCTGAACACACATACGATGATGATAAATCCTCCTCCACCTTTGTCATGGCAAGATACGATATGTCGATCTCGGCTCCAGGCTACAACGTGCTATATGGTGCGGTCAACGGTTTTGTCTGCTTCAAAGATGTTAGCTGTAATACCATCGCCGTTTATAATCCCACCACTAGACAAATTGTGAAACTGCCAGACTTTACACCCAACGGAAGATACATGCAAGCACGTCTTGGGTACGATCCAGTCGAAGATCAGTACAAGGTGTTATGTGCGAAGATGTTTGACCATAAAAGGCAACAACAACAGGAGCATTTCGTTTGCACTGTGACTTCATCTCAGAAACAAGAGTGGAGAAAGATCGAGAACCTGACCGGAGATAATTACAGAGATGTCTGCGGAGAGACATGCATTGATGGTGTTCTGTACTATGGAGCTGAACATTCAAGAATAGTTAGGTTCGATGTTAGATCTGAGAAGATTGAGTTTATAAAAATCCCCAAGCTGGAGTCATATATATCTCACACATACATGTccatatttataaattacaagGGGAAATTGGCCGGTGTAGATTATTCTTTCACAAAAAATTTGATGACATTGTGGGTTCTTGAAGATGCTGAGAAACAGGAATGGTCGAGCATGACGTGTGTCTTACCTTCTAAGTTAGAAAATTTACGTGAGACTCACTTAATGTCTCGAGGAGTGATCCATACGGGCGAGCTTATGGTGTTCGGTCGATTGTTAGACTCATCTAAgccttattatatttattattatgattttaataaaagaatCATAAGAAAAGTCGAGATTCGAGGAATGAAGGATGGTGATTTCAGACGTATCAATGGGACTAGTTGGATGATATGTTATCCAGGACACATTGAGAATATTAAGTTCTTGTAAggaatttattattattattattattattattattattattattattgttattcaCTGGTTCATGGTTCATTAGTTTCTTCCATTCAATTTGATAGTTACTTGATTATGATCTGAGTTTGTTAGAAAAGATTAAATTCctggaaaataatttttctgtttgttttaAGAGCTTGGGTtagtttttttatctatttggTATGATTGTTACTTATCTTCAAAAACTTGGCCGAGCAAAAACCAAATGTACTGTATTGTATATCTAAAGTGTTGTGGATGTTAGATATAACGAAAAAGCGAATTGTGGTTCTGATGAATGGTGCATTATAGGTGGGAGCAGATGCTTATTCCCATAGTTCAAAAAGGTATTGGCCTTGTGTGTTCGATACAAACTAGGAGTCTAGAATCCACCCTTACATACCACCAGAAACGGCACAAATTCATTTGTCAATCCTGGAAAagaaaactaacaaaaaaagcCTACATGAACATGAACATTCCAGAAAGATACATTTCTTTGATAATCTTGCCTGAAAAAACGAGACGTCTTTGGCTtctcatctctttctcttgGAACCGGCGCCTCGTCCTGTCTCCTTAGCTTCTGCGGCTTTGCCTCTGCCTCTATCAGCTGCCTTTCTTGAACCTGAGCTTCCAACTCCTTTCAAATCCACTTCAACATATAACATAGAATATCTCATCATGTTAGTCACAAACAAGTGTATATATATTGCGTTCATGAACAAGGAACAGATATTAACCTTAGGCAGTGTCTGCAGTGCACTCTTCAAGCGATtcaagagaagggggagataaTCAACACGTACGAAGTGTCTCCCTGTGGTCAATGTTTACTTTTGTCAGAAAGTTGGAATAAAATACACAAGGAATATGAGGTCAAGAAAGTTGACTCTGGATGAAATATGAAGAGAGGCAAGGTAGCAGTTAAATACACAAGGTTTTAAGACGTAAAAGGTAGTAAAtcgcgaaaaaaaaaaaagcaccaGCAGAAAGAGATATGTGGACATGAACATGCAGATCCTCCAGCAACCTTGTATTTTTAGAATTCTTGCCAAGCCAACCACCAATCTATTGAAATTACGTTCTCCCTGCATTCAATATTGGTGTCCACAGCTTTGCATTGTTAATATCATCATATTCTAGGCAGCTGCATAGCTACAAAACGGAGAAGCAGGCTCATACCATAACCATATGTAACTGGAAGCATGCATGCATAAACCCCTAGTAACAGTTAGTTAGGGTTATATCCAAGCGAAATCGAACCCTTGAGGTTGTGATGGCATTCATTTCGACATACTCTTATGGTCAGTCACAAGACTGGACAATTTCTGAACGCAATGCTTATCAAAGCAGTGAAGAGTAACACGAAAAAATCTTCTGAAGAAAAAGACattccaaaaagaaaagaatcagTTAAAAACTAGAGATTTTTCGTTTTAACTTTCATGGTCAAGATGCGAtgactgacaaaaaaaaaaaactaaaaaacaatgAGAAAGATATCTcacaagggtttagggttttgttcAAACGCATTTCTCTATTCTTCCTACTCTAAATGAAGTTGTTTAATGATATAATCAGACACCAActtttgtataaataaaatgaattccCCGCAACATGTCCTCAGCTCTTCTTCTGTATGCAAGCCTCAACACACAGCTGCTCTGATCTTTATCATGTACTGAATGAGAATCAAGCCAATGATGTTTCTTAAATAAGCTTCCCTCACAATGGCAAAACTGCACAtacctctttcttcttctttcagcTTCTGCTTCATTATTCTTCAACTAAACGTTTATAGAACAAAACGTAAGCAGCTGAAGTCTTGATCTTTTCTTGGCTGATCTGGTTGACATGGCTATCATCAAAGTCATACCATCGATCTCCCCCCTGCTGCAAAAGAAGATGAATAAACGAGTTAGAGATCCAAAAGTGGAATGGACTCAACCCAATAGACTTCACGGAAACTTTGAGCCTATGAGCACAAGCAATATCGTCCTCTTAAACGTTGAGACATACACGAGGAAGTACAGATGGGTTTATCACTTACGTGGACATATGCAGTGTAATGACCACCTCCCATGCCCCCATAGTGATTGCTAATCGCATAGAGCATGTACCGATAAGTTGTCTGCCCGTTCTTGTAGGAGATGTAGCTTGACAGATCAAGACCATCTATCGGGAAGTCCACAAAGGCCTCCAGCTTGTTCTTCATAAACCGGCTATAAGAAAACCTCTTCAGATGAATCACCAGTATCTCTGGCAACCTCCAGAGATCCAATTTTTTAATGGCTTGTCGGTGTTCTTTACAGCCAGGACAATACCTAAAACCATTATGACTCATGTCAGATACTTGGATACCGTAAAAGAAATATCGAAATCAACTGCACTCGGTGTGCGATTGTCAAAAGATTTCACTCTATCAAAAAGCTGAGTATAGATTCGAGAATGGTTTTGATCCTTAACTCACCACATGTCATCAGGACCGAGAGGCTCCTCCGTCAAGAATGCTTCAAGGCACTTGTAAAGCGAGACGGTTTCCTGGGGTCTCTTAGTTTCAAATTTGGAAACCTCGGGTAAGGAGCTCAGTAGACAAGTATCATAAACGTCTAGCTCTTTTACTGGCCAACGTGCAAGCACATTCAGCCGCTTGGATTTAATATTTACATGCTTTTCTTTCAATATCTCAGATTCTATTGAGCCTCCTCTGTCGTCGGTTAGGTAAAGCCTCAACACAGGGTCTGGAACAGACTCAGTAGTCTCCTTCACATCAGTGGAATTTTTATCCTCAGCTGAAGTAGTACCATCCGTACCTGCTTTATCTGTCGCTTCTTCTTCGGTAGGACTTTCAAGATTCTCTGTGAAGACTTCAGTAGGCATCTTAAATGAACTAAGCAACTTACGGTACATGTTCTCAACATCAAATCCATTCTCGACATTACAAAGCCTCGAGACCAAGGGGATTCCAAATCCCTTCCAAGTTGGGCTTGATTTCCCACAGATGAACTGCCTGAAAAAACATTGAAACGGTTACATATTTGGCACCCCCAAGACATAAATTTGAAACTGCAGCACCACTAGTTAATTGTACAATAGCATGGTAGAGATGCATTATACAAAAGTAAGAGCTATAAATATTGGCTGCTGAGGAAAGTGCATGTAGTGCagtttaaatttatgtttaccACATGAACAAGCAAATAATGTCTAACTAGTTTGCCTTGATGAGAACCTTACTTAGCATTTGAATACTAGGCAAACTTACTCTTCCAGCTTCTGATGCATAAATACAATCAAAGGAGAATCGTTTGCATCTTTCTTTAACCGATACACGACAAGTTTGTCACCATCTCTGATCAAGGACAATGAATCTGTAGGATCCTCCAGGACACGAAGAATCCGATTGTTGTACACCTACAAAACAAATACCGAACGAAGAGAAAGTTACAAATGATCTGCCTAAACAACAAAATAAGACCCAAGGCGTCAAATATAGCATATGATATAGAAATATACCTCAGTAACCATTAAAGTCTCGTCCTCTGACAAAGAGCAGGCACTTACAAGAGCTTTCTGAAGATCTTCAAATTTCCCAAACTTGGGAACGTTGACAGTCACTGAGACAGGCAGACTACCTCCATCGGCACTCATGACTGTTAAA encodes:
- the LOC106419759 gene encoding outer envelope protein 61: MFNGMMDPEMIRLAQDQMSRMTPADFARIQQQMMSNPDLMKMATESMNSMRPEDLRQAAEQLKHTRPEDMAQIGEKMANASPEEIAAMRVQADAQFTYQINAAQMLKKQGNELHSRGNFSGAAEKYLRAKNNLKDIPSSKGGALLLACSLNLMSCYLKTNQHEECIKEGSEVLAYDATNVKALYRRGQAYRDLGQFEDAISDLSKAHEVSPEDETIADVLRDAKERLAVEGPGKASSRGVVIEEITGEGTGESKRPSKEVTGEGNTSGHARGVKTDVDGLQALRDDPEAIRTFQNFITKTDPETLASLSGGKAGDMSPDMFKTASSMIGKMSPEEIQKMVQTASSFKGDNPFASSTSPSGENGFTPTPDMLKLASDMMSKMSTEERERMFNMASSLKANAPVSTSYSDTEATDPRESSFVGESSSSAPRSGLEPSVASAPPADLQEQMRNQMKDPAMRQMFTSMIKNMNPEMLASMSEQFGMKLSQEDAAKAQEAMASLTPEALEKMMKWADRAQTGIEKAKKAKKWLLGKGGLIFAICMLVLAVILHRLGYIGR
- the LOC106419786 gene encoding E3 ubiquitin-protein ligase RHF2A, which encodes MEGVGDTTSSEGHLISAAAFVQGGIQDACDDACSICLEAFCESEPSTLTSCKHEYHLQCILEWCQRSSQCPMCWQSISLKDPTSQELLEAVVQERNFRSNPPRNATVFLRSAFGDFELQHLPPNVDNLDLEERILQHFAAMGRARHGARREGHRSRSSSQGGHPQYVVYSQHPNASPPPPHPMSSSPSQRDESDTATNLPHNASLGEGSVQSNMQPPASSQPRQVSPSNSRSLNQSPPSDQDRAGPSELQSFSESLKSRLNAVSARYKESISKNTRSWKDRFFSRNTSMAELGSEVKREVSAGIATVSRMMERLETRENSSTASVSSENQHTPGESNNEHNRRSEAGDEHSLNERGVKGTCAAGSGSS
- the LOC106419717 gene encoding F-box protein At1g30790-like, with product MEDSQPSLVHAGNNSTTTTTIPFDLIIEILSLLPAKSLFRFQSVSKQWFSTIRSKFFVDLFQTRSKSRPRLLLSLYLRDAEEQFIFSAPEHTYDDDKSSSTFVMARYDMSISAPGYNVLYGAVNGFVCFKDVSCNTIAVYNPTTRQIVKLPDFTPNGRYMQARLGYDPVEDQYKVLCAKMFDHKRQQQQEHFVCTVTSSQKQEWRKIENLTGDNYRDVCGETCIDGVLYYGAEHSRIVRFDVRSEKIEFIKIPKLESYISHTYMSIFINYKGKLAGVDYSFTKNLMTLWVLEDAEKQEWSSMTCVLPSKLENLRETHLMSRGVIHTGELMVFGRLLDSSKPYYIYYYDFNKRIIRKVEIRGMKDGDFRRINGTSWMICYPGHIENIKFL